The nucleotide window CATCCGAGTCTTTGTCTAAAGTCTCGGATCGTTCGTAGCTATGACCCCAAACATCTTTATGTTTACGGGAATTGTCCCCGTAGTCGTAGGCGTTAACTAACCCCGCCGCAAAGAGAACCACGACAGCACTAATTAGTTTTCTCATTGGATTCCCCCTTTACACAAAACAAATGCTTATCACCGATTGATTGGTTTGTTGACCACGCCCACTTTGCCGCCATCGCCAGCAGAGCGGAAATGATGAGGGCGTAGACCACCTTGGCCACCTCGCTCCACTTCCCGCGTTGCGAACGGCGGATACACGCCGGGCACCGCCTTCCGTTTTCCGGGACAGGCCGCCATCCGCATTGAAAACAGAAAGGCATGGTCTCCCGGTGGATCGCTATCCGGCTCATCAGTCCGCTCCGTTGTTTTTAAGCTCTTCGTAGTAGAAACGATCCCGCGCCTTGCCCGGTACGACGAACCCGCCACAGTCACAGTTCGGCTTCCAGCAGAGCATGGCGACCCCGTGGTGGTCGTCGGCAATGTGCCCGCAGTCGCACTTGTCTTTGGGCTGTGGCAGTTCGGCAACGTCCGGCGGGTTAAGCCACCGGGACTCGGCCCTGGCGAAGTCGTCGTTTTCTTGGAGTGTGAAGATCATGGCTTCCCCTCCGCTTTGGCGATTGCGGCACACGCCGGACAAGCCGGGACGCCCGTATCACCCCTGCGTAGGCACCGTTCCTGCGCACACGGAGAATCGTGGACGTCTTTTAAGGCGGCCAAAAGTTCCGGCGCGACGGCGATGAGGCGGGCATTTGATTTTGCTGTCTCTTCATCATAGTATGATGATCCATCCCAGGGGCCGACTACTCGGCATAACTCGATGGAGCTATTCGGTCCAGTTTTGGGGAATATCTCTGCACAGTCCCCCGATAATTCCCACGGTCCCGGTGTGTGCGTCGTTCGCGGTTCAGTTTTCATGGCCGCACCCCCGATTTGAGCAACGCCCGAGCGTAGTTGCGGTTTTGTTCGTCGTTTTTCCAGACCCGCTTCTCCATCTCTGCTTTCAACCGGGCTTCTTTCCGCCAGAGCGAAAGGCGTTCCTCGACCGAGTCCGTTGCGTTGTACAACCGTTTGTACCCGTCCACCGTGGCCCGGAGAATGCAGTTAGGCAATATATGCTCAGACATGACGGCCTCCTGTTTTGAGTTTGTTTTTCGCTTGTTGTTTCGGGGTTGCCCATCTGCAATTCGAAGGTTCATAATCTCCGTTACAATTAATCCTGTCAATCGTGTGCCTCGGTGTCGGTTTCTTCCCCATGTCACTTAAAAATAGAGCGAACGAGTCTTCCCATCGAGCGCAAACTTTTATTCCCCGTCCGCCGTAGTATTTGAATTTTTCGTGTTTCACATTCAAACACCTTCTTATCATACAGCACCAAGACACAAATTCTGAAGGATTTGCTTTCCGAAGAACCGCGTGTTTGCCTTTATATCTTTCACACCCACAGGATTTGTGATCTCCACGGATGAAATTACTTAACCTCCTGAAAATTTCATTCCCGCAGTCGCACACGCCGCGCCAAAGTTCCGTTTTCTTACCACTCACGAGAACAAGCACTGGTTCTATGATTGTCATTTTTCCGAACTTCTCACCACAAAAAGAAACCCCACCGTGGAAGTCGGTTGCCCGACCCTCGAACCACGATGGGGAAATAGTTAACCCGCCATTCCGCGAATGCAGAATGTCGGGTGTCGTTTTATATGGGCGTTCGAGGTTTCCCATGACTTGAGTATGCCATAGGTTCGGTTTCTTTTCAACCCCCTATTCTACCGTCGGGACACCGTCGGAAAACTATTTTTTGCGCAGTTAATGTAAAAAACCCCGCCGATTGACCGGCATTCCGTGCGGGTTCTACAACCACACGGTTGCCGGTTTCGGCGGGATTTCTTTTTAGAGGCCGATCTGCTTTGTCGCCGTTGCACGGGAATAGATCCCAAGAGCCCCAAGAATCGTCAGAACGATGGGCGGAATCCCCGGAAGCCCTGGGACAATGTTCGCCTTCACCAGTTCATAAGTCCCAATCAGAACCACCACCACGTTTGACCACAGCGTTTTCGAGAGATACCATTTCTTTTTGTCCATGACGCCCTCCTGTAGTTTTATTTTCTTTGCCAATTTCTTGACAGCTATTTTTACGATCCAATCCTTTAGGCCCATCGTTCCTCCTAGAGAACGTCGGCAGGGTGATACTCCACGAAAACCGTGCCGACTCCAACTTGCGTAAAAACCATTCAGCCAAGTTCATCCTGGCATCTGGTAATGCGGCGCATCCGGAAACTTTTTCCAGTCGATCCCGCACTCCACTTTGATATTAAGCCGCTTCGCCTCCGCCTTCACAACAGCTGCCAGGGCGTCGAATCTGGCAAGGTCGTTCCAGTCTATCGGAAAAGGCACAACATCGACGGCCAGGGCCGGGACCTTGTTGTGCTTGCTATTTGGCCATTCCAGCTTCGACTTCCCTTCGGCGAAAGCCTTGTCTTGGTCGGCGTGTCCCCGGTGTCCACAAATTACGGCGCAGTCGATTTTTTCGATGACCGCATTGAAAAGCCGTTGTAGGTCCGGGTGCGCCGTCGCCAGTTCCTTCTTTGACCGTTTCCCAAACTTAGGCATCCGTTCCTCCTCCGTAAACTCTGTAGGCGTGGGTCAGCATCCGCAGTTCCGCTTCCAGCCGCGCCACGCCGACCCCGCGATGGACAGCCACCCGGAGCCACGGAACGCCGTGGATCAAACGTATCTCCGGCTCGCACGGGCAATCGCTGGCCCGCCCCGTGTCGTTGTGCCCGCCCGCGCGGGGCATGATGTGCAGGTATTCCGTCACGACCGCGCGTCCCAGTGGCGGCGTTCTTCCACCACCATCTTGTCTTTACAGTCCGGGCAAAGATTCGGCCCGCGTTCGGCATCACCGAACACCTGTTGACCAACAAAACTTTGATCCGTATCGTCCCACATGCGCCCGCACGCCTTGCAAATATCAATCCCCATCGTTCCCCCGGAGCATCCAGAAGATGACAAGCACGAACGAACAAGCGAATGACACGATCAGAACCACAACCCCCTGGGCGATGACAGGCAATTCGTTCCAGAGCCCGACGTAAAACCGTACCCGCTCACACACATGGTCGAGTGTCATCGTTGTGTCCTCTGGTTGGGCTCGTGCAGTTTGGACACCGCTGGACGACACTATACGCGAAAGCGTGTAGGGGCCGAACCAGATCTTCAACAGTCTTTAGTTGCGCCGCCGATTGCGCGTTGTTTTGGTTAAGTTTGTCGATGGCTTCGGTTATGGAGGACACCCGTTTTCCGAGAGACTCCAAAGCCGTCCGAAGCCCGGCAAGGAACAAGTCGTTGTCCGTCGATCTCGGTTCCGTCAGGCGGATGTGGTTTATCAAAAGCTGTCTTTCTTCGACGACAAGCCGCACGAGTTCCTTGAGCAGTTTCTCCGTTTCTTCGGTCATCGTCGTTTTACCCCTTTTTCTCAAAATCGTCCAGCTTTCCCATGATCTCGCTGTGCCGATCCACCGCGTTTTCTTCGACGGAAACACGCCGCGCCAACCGCCCCACCTCGGCCCGCGTTTCCCGCGCCACTTCCAAATTCGCGTCCCTGTCCTCGGCGAAGATCCTCAATGTCGTGTTGAGGTCGTCCAGGCTGGACTTCAAAACCACAAGGTTTTGCACCACTTCCCGCGTCACCCTGTCGCCGTCCGCACCGCCCACGCCTTTGTCCACCCCGGCGAAGTACGCCCCGACCGCCGTTGCAACCGCCGTGATAACCCCCGCCGTAACGCCCTTCCATTTCCGGGATCGCTTCCCGACGAAGTCGCCCTCATCCGGATCTGTGGCTCGGCGGTCGGTCATTTCAGTTTTACACTGTTACTGGACTCAACATCGCTTCTTATTTTTGCAACCCGACGTTTCCAGTCGTCCATTCGCCGTTCTTTTTCTTCTTGGGAGATCCCTGGCATCCGCATGTACCGACGCAGTTCGCGCTTCGCTTCTTGGAATTCCCCCGCCTTCCGCATCCGAAACGCTTTCTTGGTGTCATCCGGGCGGATCTCCCAAGTCCGGATACCGGTAAAGAAGGCCCGCAACTCTTCCGGTACTTCCCTCGTCCGCCCAAACCGATCCTCTACGCCGTGATAAGCGTCGTACAAAGTCTTGATTTGGTATCCGGTTAACAGACCCGGCTCATATCGGCCTTTCGCCAAACCACGGATTGAAGGAACAGGAGACGAGGCCGGGACGTAAAGCATTCGCGCTAATTCGGCCATCTTATCTGCCGCCCGTCTCGGCATCGGATCGTTGACGTTTGCCACATTCTGCCGGTTGCGCGTGTTGAAGTTATTGAAAAGGATGCTATAAGCATCAAAAGCGGATGCTGAAACAAGTCGATGGATTCTGTGAAACTTTCCGCGTCACCAACAAGCGCCGCTCTCGCCGCCTTGTCAAATTCGCCCGTCGGCCAGATATAACCAAGATCAAATGCCTTGATTGATCCCTCCGCCGTTCGGTAGTAGATCGGCGTCGAGTTCCTTTTTGTAAATCGGTCCCATGTCCTGCAACTTGTCGAGGTTCTTTTTCTCGTCGTCGTCGATATCAAAAACTGTTCGCATTGCCATTTGCAACAGCGGAATAAACGACACAACAAATGCCAACCGAAGAGCGGGGGCCGGGTTCCCCTTCTTTATTCCTTCCCCGGATTCTTTCGCGGCGTTTATTAAAATCCGAGCCGTGTTCGCTTTGAATGATAGAAAGGGGCCAAACACACCGATGCGCCGGGCCGTCTTTACGGCTTTCGGCAACCTCGCGTAGTTCGTAAACCATTTGTCCACTTCTTGCGCGGCCTGGTTTATCGTCATCCCGTTATCACGGTATTTCAGAAATGCGGAAACCCGATAAATTAGGTCTTCGTTGTTGTAAAGTTCGCCCAACTTCTCCACGGGCCATTTGACCGTGTTCATGATCTTGTCCGGCCAACTCACCGGGTCCGAGATCATTTCCGCCATCAGCTTCGGCATCTCCGATCCCCAAAACTGCGTATCGGCAACCCGCGCCCGAACAAGCTCTTTCCATGTCCCTCTGTATTTCCCTTCCTTCCCCATAATTACACGAAGGGCTTTCCAGTAATAGGGAATGTTCGCCGGGTTTGTAATTGTGTTTCCAGCCAACACAGAAAACATCGTATTCCCAATGAAGTTCCTGGGATGAGATGGGAGAGATGCGACCGTCTTAGTCCATTTGAACGGATTGACGATGAGCTTTTCGACAAATCGAAACAGGCCGCTATCCACCGGATCAATGGCTTCAATCAGGAAATCGTTAACTTCTTGGGTCGTGAACTTGCCGCGAACCGCGCCCCATCGGGCGACGTCGGGGATCTGCTTAAAATGCGTCTCATCAGGCTTGTCTTTGAACACGCCCTCCATCCCGGAAATCTTCGATAGGAAATCAGCGTTGTGCGCCACTGTGGATTGATCGGCCATCGTTTTGAGGTAAGCCCAAACGGGATCGGTGATCTCCCCGTACAGGTCGCGGATCTCTTTGGGAATGTCCTTCCGCTTGACGAAGTGATTTTGTGGAATGTCGATCCGCCGATCCCCACGGTGGAAAGTTACGTCCCCTTTGGAAATGATGTTTTCGATGATTCCGTTTAGTTCTTGGCTCGATGCTTTTCCAATCGTGTTCGGGTGCATTTCACGCAATTTCGCCTTGGCGCGGGAAATGACTTCGTTGGACGGTCGCCAGTTCTTTCGCTCAAACAGCTTGTAATGCCGCCCAAGGTATCGCCCGAGGTTCCGTTCAATGACGGCCTTCAATCGGTCGTTTGGCGCTGCCGTCTGTGCGATCACGCGGGACAAGGCGTCAACGTCTTCGCGCATCTTCTGGACTATCCCGGTAATATCGGCCGGAAGTTCAAAGATCGACCGTTGTCCTGTTAATGCCTCAAAGACCGCCTGCCGGAGATCATCGGACGGGTTCTCTTTGAAGTACTTAAGCAACTGTTTCCCCGTGACCGGAGCGTCAAACGCTGTCTCCATGATCTTGCCGATCCGCTCTTCGTTCGCGCGATCAATGGCTTGCCCAACCCCACGATCCGTGGTCAACCATCCACGGTAAATGCGTTGGAGTTTTGATAGTTTCGCCAGTGGGACATACCCACCGTTCGGGAGCATGGCCTTATCGCTTTCAACCCGTTCCGCCTGATACAAAATGCTCGGGTTCTCTGGGTCAAAAGTCCCGGCGTTCCCGGTGGCGGATTTGATTTGGGTTGGCTCAAAGGCAACCCAGTGGTCAAGTGCGCGTTCGCTCCCCAATCTGCGTTGTCGATCAGATTCCGAAAAACAATCCCATCATATCCGCCGGTTTTCGCCTCGCGGATTGCATCGTGGATTTCGTTCTGAATGTCCAGAAACCTTTGCTCGCTGGCATCGAATTCAAACGGTTTTTGAATGGAGAGGTATGCCCCGACAACATTCTCTTTGGGGCTGGCCGTCTGTTCAAGTTTTTCAGCCTGGACCATAAGGCGATTCGCAAGATCGAATTTGCCAGCACGTTCTGCGGCGTTTGATTTGTCGATTAGGTCTTGAACTGGCTTCGAGTTCGCCAGTCTGCTGTACCCTGCGGCGGCGTCCTTGTTTGCGACAAAATAGAACCCGGCCTTCGCTGAGCGCGATTTTGTTACGGCCCCGAGCAAATCCTTGCTAAAGGCGTCACCCGACAATCCTTTCTCGGATGTCCCATGATAAACCACCAACGGTTTCCCATCGGCATCGACGACTTTGGAGTCGCCGAACCACCGCTTAAAGGCTTCTGTTCCCGTTTGGTCTTTCTGTTTTCCGCCTGGTATTTAGCCTCCCCACGCCCCGCCGCGCGCCGCCGTTCCGTCCGCCCCTGCTCCACAGACTTGAACACATCCTCCGCCGTCTTCCACCCTTTCCCGGCCATGTAGCTCCGCAACTGTCCAAGCAATTCAAGAATCTTGTCGAATATCGCCTTGATCCGGCTCGGCTTCTCCATGCCCGTCCGCTTCGCCTCGTACCGGGCAAACGCCTCGGCCGCCTGCTCTTCGGTTCCAAACTTGTCCATCAAGACTTGCCGTTCCTGAACCGTCAGGACGTTGTTTAAAATGACGTGCATCGCCTCGTGATACCCGGTCCCCTGGTGGGCTCCCTTGGCAAACCGGACCAAAGCCCGAATTGTCGGGTGGTTCCTAATCGGGTACGTCGCACCTCGAATGGCAAACTTGTCGGCCGAATACTCGGTCCCGTACCCTTTCCGAAACGCCGCAGGGTCCGGGCGGATCGAATCGACCAACTCGGCGAACACGGCGTCGGTCATCTTGCTGGCCGAAATGATTTTGTTAAATGCGGCCAGCGCTTCGGTTTGCCCTTTGGCGGTTTCTGTGGTTTCTTCTCCGACCTGGAACATCTCCGTCTGTCCGCGTCTTTGAACACCAAAACCCTGAACGCCTCCCGCAACGCCGAACTCTGATTGCTTTGCTTGTGTTTGCGCCGTCTGCTGTTTGCCGAATTGAGATATACGTGCCTTGGCAAACTTAACGGCTTCCGGGACCGTCATCCCTTGCCGTCGTGCCTGGGCGATCAATCGGACGTAAGAGTCCCCCACGTTCTCTTTCGGAACATCAAAGAGATTGCTTTGTTCTTGTTCCGCCTGGAATTGGCCTTCGATTTCCGTGCTTATTTGGTAGGTCGGATTTGGCTCAATGGACTCTTGTTCTGTTTCGTAGGCCATGATGTTCGCGGCCTCTTCGAGATAACTGTCCGGTGAGATAGGACGTCGCGGAGCTTGCAATTTACGGAGAGCATCGTAAATGTCTTTTTCGTCTCCGATAAGTCCGGCTTCAATGGCATCGCTGACAATGCGATCCATCTCACGACCGGCTTTGCTCTTTTGCCAGACAGGGAGCGTGTTGTATTCGCCCATCGTGTCACGCTCTCCGCCAATAATCTTCGGAGGTTTTATCCCAGGGCCAAGGATTTCCCGCCAATGCTGAAACCGTGAACGCGAAATCTGGTAATCGCTTACCGCTTCTTTATGGATTGACTCCGCAAGGGACTTTAGTCGTGGGCGATCTTCGACGGGGTAACGATTTAACTCATTCTCGGAAACACGATCTTCCCGAGCTGGGATAATCCTGGGCTGCTGTTGGTCTAGTTGTGGAGGTTGCGGAAGTGCCGATTGGCTTTCCGCTGGTGCAGGTTGTTCAAGATTCGGAATTGCCGGAGACTGCGGTAAAGCCACCCGTTCATAATTGCCGGGAGACTGAACCGGCGCGGGGATGTTCGCATCGGCGGGAATTGCAGAAGGTAATACCCGATCAGCAGGAACGACGGGAGCATCAGCGCCCCGGCGAAGATCCAAAACGCCCGGGACGTTAACGACAGAATCAGAAGATCCAGCCAGTCGCGCGGACTCATCACCCAGAGAATAATTCGGATTCTGTTTTATGTCAAGGGGGCAACACTTTGGCCAATAGAACTTGGCGGAATAGGCCCTTGTGGTGTGTTGTTTTCATTGAATCCGTCAGGCGGGAAATCACCGGGACCGAGCTTTCCGGCCCCCATTTGAATACCAGACCCAATCGCGGCCGGGGCCGTCATGCCGCCACCCATAGCACCGCCAATCGTTGCCGCTTCGATCATCCGACCGCCAACACCCTGCATGGCGTTTGGATCAACGCCGGTCATTACTCTCGACGCCGATTGCAGGTACTCTGTCGGTGCTTCTTCAACTAATCCTTCTTGGACAATAGAAGATCCGATAGTTTTTGCGACAGCTTTTATAACCTCGCCCCGCCCTTTCTTCCCAACAGCTTCCTCAATGGCTTTTGACCATTTCCCCATAAGGGCAGGAGTTTGTTCAAGGGCTGCTTCAACGGTTCCATTAACAATGGCGTTGACGGTAGCGGCCGCTGGATTCACGTTTTCAGGCGTTGCTGCTAATTCTTCCGCTCCTGCAATCAAACCCATGTACGATATTCCGATAGCTCCTAATTTCGCTAGTGCAGATTTAATTAACAGCGCTTGTTGTGGAGCCTCTTCAAGGACTTTGTATGCCACGTAAGAAGCAATCTCGCCTGGGTCTTTCCGTTTCGTCACGGACACAAAATCTTCGCCTTTTGATCCCCATCTCTGATATCCTTCGTTTAATTGTTTATATTTTTCGTCCCACCATTTTGATTCTTTCTCGAAGATCTTTGGATTTCTGTAAACTCTGTCTTCATTCCCTGTCAAAGTAACTATCACATTGTACGGGAGTGCAAATAAATTGGCCCCGAAATTTGGGAGACGCGAAAATCCGCGACCAATTTTTGCAACGCCAGATCCAAGTGTCCGAACTACCGGCGATTGGTCAATAGCGTTGTATGTGTCCGCCGCCATTTGGCCGACCGTGTAGTCGGTGAATTTTTGCGGTGAATATTCCGGCCTCGGCGCGTTTGTTCCTGCCAACGGATTGACGCGCATCCGGGTCAGCATGTTTTTCGCTTCCGTCAATCCAGTGTCAAGGCTTAACGCCGCTTCCGCCTTCGCTTTGGCAAGGTCGCGGTTCCCGACAAGGTACGCGGTCAACGCTTCCTTGTATGTGGACATGGCGTCCGGGTTTTGTGGCATCTGGGTATGAGGAACCACCGGTTGCGGGACAACCGCCGGTTGCGGCTGGTCCCATGATCCGCTCGCCCCAACACCCTTGTACCCAATGGATGGTCCTTCGTACCCGTCCGGCGGCGCATCGTCAGCAACAGCAACAGGCGCTGTTTCGTACCCGTCCGGAGGGATATCGAACTCTGGTTTTCTTCCAGCCATTATTTCCCACCCGTCTTTTTCTTTGCCCATTCAATGTTCGCGGGAGTTATCTTGGCCCCGATTGACTTAAGATATTGCTCCGGAGACTGAACATTTTCAGGGGATGGCGCAGAGAGAGACGCCGGGGGTTGATTTGAAGCGGGGTCGGTTAACACACCCTCCGCGATCAGTTTCTTGGCGCGCTCAAAGAGGCCCGTAAACTCTTCGGTCTGCGTGTCCGAATGGGTCATGCGCGTGTCGACGACACGACCGGAAAACGGATCAGTTACAGCCATGTTCGGGTTCGCTTTCACGTACCAATCGACAGCCATTTTGAATGCTTTTGTGTTTTCGCTTTGCATCTGTGACGGAGATTTCGGACGCACAGCACCAGCCGATGGTTTCTGTGCGGTAGCCGATTTAGGTTTGTTCATAGGAACGATTGGGTCTTGTTCGGTCCGAATAACCTGTCCGGTCGCCGGGTCGAAAGCCCCGCGTCGGCTTCGCCCTTGTTCGTCTTCATATACCGATTGCTGTTTGTTGGGTGTCGCTTGCCCCTTTTTTCTTGGCACCTGGGAAACGCGGGGACCGCCTTTCCCGATAGAAACAACCGTATCGAACTTCTGTTGTGGCGTCTGGCCACCATCCTCGGGCGCGGTATCGTTAAGCTGGTTCTTGATCGTTTGTTCGTAAGCGGTCCGAAGCATCTTGTCGAACTCAAGCGCCTGTTGCTGGCGCTGAATTGCCAACTGTTTCGACTGAACATCGAGCGGGTGCATTTGCTGGCTCTGGAATCCTTGCGCTGCTCCTTCCAGCATGGAAATGAAGGGGCTCTTATCGGCTTGCGCTGCGGCTAGGAGTTCGTGAACGGAGGCGGCCATTTTAAACCTCCCAAAGGTCACTATAATCGTCCCAACCGCCGCCCCCGCCGCCACCGCCGCCCCCGCCAGAAAATAGCTTATTGGACAAGTAGCTACCACCAACCTGACCAACCATCTTCATCAGATCTTGGTAGGGGCTTGTCGTGACGGACGGAACACCGAATTGCGAAGACTGTCCGGCAACACTCTGCGCGGCTTGGATCGGTAACTGCAACTCCTGCCGACGCCGCAAGAGTTCGGCATCTCGCGCCTTGATCGCAGCGTCGTTCAACTTGCGCGTTAAAGAACCGTACTGTTGGCTCGCAGCAACGTTCTGTATTGCGGCGTTTCGTTTTGCTTCCGCGCTCTGGTAGGCCAACGGGATCGCTTGCAGACGGCGATTCAGCGCGCTGTCGGTAAGCCGCGCCAGTTCGGACGTAAGCGTTTCGTTCCCGCGCGCTTGAATGTCGCCAAGCTGTCGGATCGTGTCGGTCGAGTACAGGTTCCCGGCAAACCCGGCGTTCCGTTTCAACGCCCGGTTTGAGTCGGCAATCTGCCGTTCCGTCTGTTGTTTAAATGGGTTGAATTGCGCGGAAACGTCCGTCGGGTCAGTGGCGAGGTATGCCTGTAAAGCGTCGTCCCCAAGGCGGTACTGTTCCGGAATGTCTTGGGATAGCAACTGTTGAAGGTTTGAAAGTCCCTGTTGTTCGTACCCCGTGGCGTTGTAGTCGCCGTAACCAAGGGGAACTTCCGCACCCGCCTTGAAATCTCCGAACTGTCCGGTATTGGCAAACCCCATCAACTTCTGACGGGCCGCACGTTGTTCCGCCGTCTCCAACGGAACTTGGCTCGTCTTCTTTTTACCCAACAACCCACCTACTAAACCGCTGGCGGCACCGCCCGCAATGGCTCCCCAGATTGCCATAAAATCCTCCTGTCCGTCGTCATTTAACGTCCGCTACCGGCGTCCAGGAGCCGTTGATGTTCATGTTTCGCGTCCAACAAAATTCTATTACTCTCGTTTACTTCACCACGCAAACCGTTCACCATGTTCGCCACTTTGTCCGTACTTGCCGCCCCCTGCCGTACCATCTGCGCGTTCTCCACAAGCAAGATCGGCAAGAACTCAATCGCGCATCCGAACTTGTCTATGGTCCCTTCCGTCTGCGGGTTCTTCCCCAGCAGGTGTGTCCAGAACCGGCACTTGGCTCCCACACACTTTTTCTTAATTAACGGGCAAAACGACACTTCGCATTATCTCCTATTCAAGTGGGTAGCCGGGTTTTGCAACAAAAACACCGGCAACAGCCTGATCCCCGCAATACAAAATCCCGATCCCGTTTGTGATCCCGTTTATTGTCGTTGAAGATCCGTTAACAGAGAAATCGAAAACACAACACGGAGCCTTTGAAAGCTCCTCACCACACGCGATTCCATGAATAACCGATTTCTCTCCAACGCGCATCGAGACCGAAGGCAAAGGCGAAGACGTCTTCCCGCCTTCGATAATTTTATGTCTGGCTTCGCAAGACAGCAAAAACAGTGAAAACATTGCCAAGATAATTTTCACAGAGCCTCCTCAGTCTTTTGTCGCAACGATAACATCAGCGTAAGCAAACGCACCAAGTTGCGAATTTGTATCTGGCGTTTCTGCACTTGTTGCAACACTCCCACCATCTGTTT belongs to Elusimicrobiota bacterium and includes:
- a CDS encoding M15 family metallopeptidase, encoding MPKFGKRSKKELATAHPDLQRLFNAVIEKIDCAVICGHRGHADQDKAFAEGKSKLEWPNSKHNKVPALAVDVVPFPIDWNDLARFDALAAVVKAEAKRLNIKVECGIDWKKFPDAPHYQMPG